A region of Drosophila mauritiana strain mau12 chromosome 3L, ASM438214v1, whole genome shotgun sequence DNA encodes the following proteins:
- the LOC117139359 gene encoding venom acid phosphatase Acph-1 yields the protein MIFARWTRKQMLTMFGLGAGLLGLVIVIGVLNSGVSSKDLDWKEASRSKCFKTRPNTTHSTLELVHIVFRHGIRTPVDTYPKDPYLNDGFKPTGWGHVTNSGKRELFEMGRWLNRRYGEFMGPYYRPDRLHAQATASPRAMMSLQTTLASMFEPRGTPMEWNKHLNWQPIPIVSEPLDEDSLLLVRTPCPRYFEALEEVFKRPEVIAETEPYEQMFRELTNLTGKAIQSAEDINSLYITLLAEQEFGYKLPDWAKDYFPDRMQFLAEQSYVYNAYTPEMQKIKGGPFLKRMYKEMVAKRAGSLKPKDRGMFIYTGHDWTVGNILMALGVWKRQMPRFAVMAIFETHRDKETGEYYVEIFLRNNEDGCLEQLQLQDCDRRCPLDRLIKLSADVLPTEPAEQRCRPHDPNFVEPPPRVIDQNGR from the exons ATGATATTCGCTCGGTGGACGCGCAAACAGATGCTCACCATGTTCGGCTTGGGAGCTGGCCTTCTGGGCCTTGTGATTGTGATCGGTGTGCTCAACAGCGGCGTGTCCTCGAAGGACCTCGACTGGAAGGAGGCGTCCAGATCGAAGTGCTTCAAGACGCGTCCCAACACCACGCACTCCACCTTGGAGCTGGTGCACATTGTGTTCAGACATGGCATCCGCACCCCAGTGGACACTTATCCCAAGGATCCCTACTTAAACGACGGCTTCAAGCCAACGGGCTGGGGACATGTGACTAAT TCAGGAAAACGGGAGCTCTTCGAAATGGGTCGCTGGCTGAATCGGCGATACGGCGAGTTCATGGGTCCCTATTACAGACCGGAT CGCCTGCATGCCCAAGCCACTGCCTCTCCGAGGGCCATGATGTCCTTGCAAACAACTCTGGCCAGCATGTTTGAGCCGCGGGGAACCCCCATGGAGTGGAATAAGCACCTCAACTGGCAGCCCATCCCAATTGTGTCGGAACCCCTGGATGAGGACTCG CTCCTGCTGGTGCGCACTCCCTGTCCCCGCTACTTTGAAGCCCTGGAGGAGGTCTTTAAGAGACCGGAAGTCATCGCTGAAACGGAGCCCTACGAGCAAATGTTCCGCGAGCTGACAAATCTGACTGGAAAGGCGATCCAGAGTGCCGAGGATATCAATTCCCTATACATAACCCTCCTGGCCGAACAGGAATTTGGCTACAAGTTGCCCGACTGGGCCAAGGACTACTTCCCCGATCGCATGCAGTTTCTGGCCGAGCAGAGCTACGTCTACAATGCGTACACCCCCGAGATGCAGAAGATCAAGGGCGGACCGTTTCTGAAGAGGATGTACAAGGAGATGGTCGCCAAGAGGGCGGGTAGCCTGAAGCCCAAGGATCGCGGTATGTTCATATACACCGGCCACGACTGGACCGTCGGCAATATCCTGATGGCCTTGGGCGTGTGGAAGCGCCAGATGCCACGGTTTGCGGTGATGGCCATTTTCGAGACGCATAGGGATAAGGAAACCGGAGAGTACTATGTGGAG ATCTTCCTCCGCAACAACGAGGACGGCTGTCtcgagcagctgcagctgcaagaCTGCGACCGCCGGTGTCCACTGGACCGCCTCATCAAGCTGAGTGCCGATGTGCTGCCCACGGAGCCGGCGGAGCAGAGATGCCGGCCACATGACCCGAACTTCGTGGAGCCACCGCCGCGCGTAATCGATCAGAATGGCCGTTAG
- the LOC117139335 gene encoding uncharacterized protein LOC117139335: protein MGGTKKLLMAFVPKSTTLGIDIEWNKPKIFGNATARKTWLKNALIEANRIKLDLQSGRLKPDEMPGRIIVIPNRKQVPKVAAKQFEMELLNRETALITERDFIALFNKLECCLRSWDPKECRSIFTKMKRLKITRMMLLRNPECVHKMRDLQEFGGDVEEFKKDDMFIRQKATEMYVKIKKIFTKDPVSDDNFWKDFSEQAETFKVLTKDVPKVFRTSLGEQEYKRLQDTKASTSTESNVS from the coding sequence ATGGGAGGTAcgaaaaaacttttaatgGCATTCGTTCCGAAGTCCACGACTCTGGGCATCGACATCGAGTGGAATAAGCCGAAGATCTTTGGAAACGCCACCGCAAGAAAGACTTGGCTGAAAAACGCTCTAATCGAGGCCAATCGGATAAAGCTGGATCTGCAGAGTGGTCGACTGAAGCCTGATGAAATGCCAGGAAGAATAATAGTGATTCCAAACCGAAAACAGGTTCCAAAGGTCGCAGCGAAGCAATTTGAGATGGAGTTGTTAAATCGCGAGACAGCTCTTATCACCGAACGTGACTTTATCGCTCTCTTTAATAAACTGGAGTGCTGTCTAAGGTCCTGGGATCCCAAAGAGTGCAGAAGCATTTTTACCAAGATGAAAAGGCTGAAAATTACCAGAATGATGCTACTCCGTAACCCGGAATGTGTTCACAAGATGCGAGATCTTCAGGAGTTTGGAGGCGATGTAGAAGAATTTAAAAAGGATGATATGTTCATCCGCCAAAAAGCCACTGAAATGTACGTGAAAATCAAGAAAATATTTACCAAGGACCCGGTCTCTGATGACAACTTTTGGAAGGACTTTTCCGAACAAGCCGAAACCTTCAAAGTCCTTACAAAAGATGTGCCTAAGGTCTTCCGAACCTCCTTAGGTGAGCAAGAATACAAAAGACTGCAAGACACCAAGGCCTCCACATCCACCGAATCGAATGTATCTTAG
- the LOC117139363 gene encoding histidine-rich glycoprotein — MAHQLSILCCALLGVAAASYIPHGGYSHEHGVGYSIQTHHEAPKQWQDHHQAHHQWVDAPKAHSWGAVQDHHHQQWAPVAAHDSHHQWSHHEEPKHHPKYEFNYGVKDTKTGDIKQQWETRDGDKVKGGYTMKEADGRTRIVEYTADAHNGFQATVKHVGHASHLEHNSHSHGQQYGHGHGHATSYVDVKQDTSSKWEDKSSKWW; from the coding sequence ATGGCCCACCAATTAAGTATCCTCTGCTGCGCACTTCTGGGTGTGGCTGCTGCCAGCTACATCCCTCATGGTGGATATAGTCACGAACACGGCGTGGGCTACAGCATCCAGACGCATCACGAGGCGCCCAAGCAGTGGCAGGATCACCACCAGGCTCACCACCAATGGGTGGATGCCCCGAAGGCCCACTCTTGGGGCGCAGTTCAGgatcaccaccaccagcagtgGGCTCCAGTCGCTGCGCACGATAGCCACCACCAGTGGAGCCACCACGAGGAGCCCAAACACCATCCCAAATACGAATTCAATTACGGGGTGAAGGACACCAAGACCGGCGACATCAAGCAGCAGTGGGAGACACGCGATGGCGACAAGGTCAAGGGAGGCTACACCATGAAGGAGGCCGACGGACGCACCAGGATCGTTGAGTACACCGCCGACGCGCACAACGGATTCCAGGCAACCGTGAAGCATGTGGGACACGCCAGTCACTTGGAGCACAACTCCCACTCCCATGGCCAGCAGTACGGACATGGGCATGGTCATGCCACCAGCTACGTGGATGTCAAACAGGACACCAGCAGCAAGTGGGAGGACAAGAGCAGCAAGTGGTGGTAG
- the LOC117139364 gene encoding adult-specific cuticular protein ACP-20 gives MKSFSVGLFFALLVGASWAAPHGGHATSYSSVTKHEGPVHKSLDYGYDHDVVSAYGGIYGHGYPIVGHSGYGYGYDKHEPHHYPKYHFDYGVKDAHTGDQKSQWETRDGDKVKGSYSLKESDGTTRVVEYTADDHNGFNAVVKKLGHAHHPQVYHKGYGHGDIYGADYGYGHDVAQYGGYGYGHGGHASSYVSVKQLH, from the coding sequence ATGAAATCCTTTAGCGTAGGTCTGTTCTTTGCCCTTCTGGTGGGAGCCAGTTGGGCAGCTCCCCATGGTGGACACGCCACCAGCTACAGTTCGGTGACCAAGCACGAAGGACCCGTCCACAAGAGCCTGGACTACGGATACGACCACGATGTGGTCAGCGCCTACGGTGGGATCTACGGACACGGCTATCCGATTGTCGGCCATTCGGGctacggatacggatacgacAAGCACGAGCCCCACCACTATCCCAAGTACCACTTCGACTACGGCGTCAAGGATGCCCATACCGGGGATCAGAAGAGCCAGTGGGAGACGCGGGATGGCGACAAGGTCAAGGGCAGCTACTCCCTCAAGGAATCGGACGGCACCACCCGAGTGGTGGAGTACACCGCCGATGACCACAATGGCTTCAACGCAGTGGTGAAGAAgctcggccacgcccaccaccccCAGGTCTACCACAAGGGCTACGGACACGGCGATATCTATGGCGCCGACTACGGCTACGGTCACGATGTGGCGCAATACggcggatacggatacggacaCGGAGGCCACGCCAGCAGCTACGTGAGCGTGAAGCAGCTGCACTAA
- the LOC117141420 gene encoding uncharacterized protein LOC117141420 — protein sequence MRFYITTHLPPILLALICLGTRPPPIGAARGGSPVVVIDEDDETMEYAPNYEHQGYAFSYGVKDLHTGDVKSQWESRDGDGVKGHYSVLEPDGSIRTVHYTADAKKGFNAVVKTVGANSHPITESPEGSNQVNDDTSQSKINHYSKDQEHIVLSSDIKPLKRPIEDLTHSHPKVPSLIEIKPHARIKQVPMDMDPGIRDRLQQARDNYYKQIAAAHKLEDYSQKLQPTYAVQEGDWKAVIVNEPNEYRPHYTTGSPAHSHFYDHYKPKEIPHNYIHKPSVPQQSLHTSFSPSKPRVSISESIPNHIHQKKVVHTTPGLKHYKYKGVSKSYSRPDYSSYFHRKPKKLRPQYPKQKPRVHRPENSGPVLFPKSLDDEFEDFEEDEQGAASATMVQNMVRKDKKHMVPMYAGGHSFDSGSYRSLEGV from the exons ATGCGGTTCTAT ATAACGACCCATTTGCCGCCCATCCTGCTCGCTTTGATCTGCCTGGGGACACGCCCCCCACCCATCGGGGCGGCTAGGGGCGGATCACCTGTTGTGGTCATCGATGAGGATGACGAAACCATGGAGTACGCCCCGAATTAT GAGCATCAGGGCTACGCCTTCAGCTACGGAGTCAAGGATCTGCACACTGGGGATGTGAAGTCCCAGTGGGAGTCccgcgatggcgatggcgtcAAGGGTCACTACAGCGTACTGGAACCAGACGGCTCCATTCGAACGGTTCACTACACAGCAGATGCCAAGAAGGGATTCAATGCGGTTGTCAAGACAGTGGGGGCTAATTCGCATCCCATCACAGAGAGCCCGGAGGGCAGTAACCAAGTAAACGATGACACCTCGCAGTCAAAGATCAACCACTACAGCAAGGATCAGGAGCACATTGTGCTCAGTTCGGACATCAAGCCTCTGAAGAGGCCCATCGAGGACTTGACCCACTCCCATCCGAAGGTACCCAGCTTGATTGAGATCAAGCCGCACGCCAGGATCAAGCAGGTGCCCATGGACATGGATCCCGGTATCAGGGACCGTCTGCAGCAGGCCAGGGATAATTACTACAAGCAAATAGCCGCTGCCCATAAACTAGAGGACTACTCCCAGAAACTTCAGCCCACTTACGCGGTGCAGGAGGGCGATTGGAAGGCGGTGATCGTGAATGAGCCGAATGAGTACCGACCCCATTACACCACCGGATCACCTGCGCACTCCCATTTCTACGACCACTACAAGCCCAAGGAGATCCCCCACAACTACATACACAAGCCGTCGGTTCCACAGCAATCCCTCCACACTAGTTTCTCCCCCTCAAAGCCCAGGGTTAGCATCTCCGAGAGCATTCCCAACCACATTCATCAGAAGAAGGTGGTTCACACCACGCCGGGCTTGAAGCACTACAAGTACAAGGGCGTGTCCAAGTCCTACTCCCGACCCGATTACTCCAGCTACTTCCACCGCAAGCCCAAGAAGCTGCGTCCCCAGTATCCCAAGCAAAAGCCACGCGTCCACAGACCAGAGAATTCAGGTCCAGTCCTCTTCCCAAAGAGCCTAGATGACGAGTTTGAGGACTTCGAGGAGGACGAACAGGGAGCGGCGTCGGCCACTATGGTCCAGAACATGGTGCGCAAGGACAAGAAGCACATGGTGCCCATGTATGCGGGTGGCCACAGCTTCGACTCCGGCAGCTACCGCTCCTTGGAAGGAGTGTAG
- the LOC117141232 gene encoding mucin-19, translating into MKLHLVALLGMLSVVLADPSPTLAPPILPCVHAATAGYAYPPPAEVKFSISPGVTKYSQSPAISTYSENGQLLHTSVGSSGAAYQSTAGIEGLSHGGITQINKYIAPVQKSLFSPSAEYGGAGITYADKSPAAKYATVVPSGIEIKNLVSPAITKLDNSYLPPSPGITKVATYTSPGYSYSSASPGISKVATYSSPSLSSVPYYAPPVTSKVETYSSPAYTYSKATPGYSKVETYSSPGYSYGQISPGISKIATYSPSVSYSAPSIAKVSTYSAPSLKLATTSSLLSSHGTGYSASYAPSITKYSQVADVSHQYISKPIVAAYPAVAPAITKVAASYGGTASGALSHQYVSQPAIAKVSTYAAPTVATYSSGPAISKLSTSYGASGSGAVSHQYVSKPAVAIAAPAVAKVATYAAPAISSYSTGPAISKVASYATPTVSTYSSGYGYGSSGSGAVSHQYVSKPAVAISAAPAIAKVATYAAPAISTYAAAPVVTKVATGYGGSGSGYSSGAVSHQYVSKPAVAKVATYAAPAISTYSAAPAVTKIATSYGGSGHGAVSHQYVSKPAVAISAAPAIAKVATYAAPAISTYATAPAVSKVATYAAPSIATYSSAPALAKVSYSQAADVSHQYISKPIVAAYPAAAPAVATYSSAPAITKLSTSYGSSGSGAVSHQYVSKPAVAKVSAYAAPAISTYATAPAVSTYSAAPVVAKVATGYGGGGSGYSSGAVSHQYISKPAVAIASAPAIAKVATYAAPAISTYSSAPSLTKISTGYGGSVHGGALSHQYISKPAIAVAPVAPVLSKTYLPAAPAVAKVATGYGISGSGAVSHQYVSKPAVTLAAPAVAKLATYAAPAISSYSTGAGISKGLSYAAPVVSTGHGYGGSASGYSSGAVSHQYVSKPAVAISAAPAIAKVATYVAPAVGHISGGHAVGSVLSTKLATGYGGSGSGYSSGAVSHQYVSKPAVAISAAPAIAKVAVPTVSHISTGPSIPLGVGVGYGSSGHGGVLLGAPLTKLTSAPAYSLGGKLASSTAYGIHAGQGSGPSGGYYGAISLGHAKVSPALSYHGLLSHGSGLAPGASSLAHLDSSLSGYSHGVGGIGPLGAGFYRYAPSVPALSSHAPVAATAYLKSAPVAQHAVLKVVPEKHLEHFDAHPRYAFEYAVNDPHTGDNKHQKEERDGDVVKGEYSLVEPDGNVRTVKYYADWETGFHAEVINSRDQGKIVAKRQTETKS; encoded by the exons atGAAG CTTCATCTGGTGGCCCTCCTGGGCATGCTCAGCGTGGTACTGGCGGATCCGTCGCCCACCTTGGCTCCACCCATCTTGCCCTGCGTGCACGCGGCCACTGCTGGTTATGCCTATCCTCCGCCGGCGGAGGTGAAGTTCTCCATTTCGCCCGGAGTGACCAAGTACAGCCAGAGCCCGGCGATCTCCACGTACTCGGAGAACGGACAACTCCTGCACACCTCGGTGGGAAGTTCCGGAGCCGCCTATCAGTCTACGGCCGGAATCGAGGGCTTGTCGCATGGTGGCATCACTCAGATCAACAAATACATAGCTCCCGTGCAGAAGAGCCTGTTCTCTCCCTCAGCGGAGTACGGAGGAGCGGGAATTACCTATGCGGACAAGTCACCAGCGGCCAAGTACGCAACCGTAGTGCCGTCGGGCATCGAAATCAAGAACCTGGTGTCGCCGGCGATTACCAAGTTGGACAACTCCTACTTGCCGCCATCACCAGGAATCACTAAAGTGGCGACCTACACCTCGCCGGGATATAGTTACAGTTCGGCCAGTCCGGGAATATCCAAGGTGGCCACTTACTCCTCCCCATCGCTTTCGAGCGTTCCCTACTATGCGCCACCAGTGACTTCCAAGGTGGAGACATACAGCTCACCTGCGTACACGTACAGCAAGGCCACACCCGGCTACTCCAAGGTGGAGACCTACAGCTCTCCTGGTTACAGCTATGGACAGATCTCGCCGGGCATCTCCAAGATAGCCACCTACTCGCCATCGGTTTCGTATTCAGCGCCATCTATTGCCAAGGTGTCCACCTACTCAGCGCCTTCACTAAAACTGGCCACCACTTCGTCACTGCTCTCCTCCCATGGAACAGGATACTCCGCCAGCTATGCTCCCTCAATTACCAAGTACAGCCAGGTAGCAGATGTGTCCCACCAGTACATATCCAAGCCTATAGTGGCCGCCTATCCAGCCGTTGCTCCGGCGATCACCAAGGTGGCGGCCAGCTACGGAGGCACTGCATCCGGAGCGCTGTCCCACCAGTATGTCTCCCAACCAGCCATTGCCAAGGTGTCCACTTACGCTGCTCCGACGGTGGCCACCTACTCATCTGGTCCTGCCATCTCGAAGCTCTCCACCAGCTATGGAGCTTCCGGATCAGGAGCCGTCTCCCACCAATATGTCTCCAAGCCAGCTGTGGCTATTGCCGCTCCAGCAGTTGCCAAGGTGGCAACCTATGCTGCTCCTGCCATATCAAGCTACTCCACTGGTCCTGCCATTTCGAAGGTAGCCTCCTATGCAACCCCCACTGTCTCTACCTACTCCTCGGGATATGGTTATGGTTCGAGTGGATCAGGTGCCGTCTCGCACCAGTACGTGTCCAAGCCTGCGGTGGCCATTTCAGCCGCTCCTGCCATCGCCAAGGTGGCTACCTATGCAGCTCCTGCCATTTCCACTTATGCGGCAGCTCCAGTGGTGACCAAAGTCGCCACTGGATATGGAGGAAGTGGCTCGGGATACAGTTCGGGCGCTGTTTCCCATCAGTATGTCTCTAAGCCAGCGGTGGCTAAAGTGGCAACCTATGCTGCTCCTGCCATTTCAACATACTCAGCAGCTCCCGCAGTGACCAAGATCGCGACAAGCTATGGAGGATCGGGTCATGGAGCCGTCTCCCATCAGTATGTCTCCAAGCCAGCAGTAGCCATCTCAGCAGCCCCTGCAATCGCTAAGGTTGCGACATACGCGGCTCCGGCAATATCAACGTATGCCACTGCTCCTGCCGTCTCAAAAGTGGCTACCTACGCAGCTCCCTCCATAGCCACCTACTCCTCCGCTCCGGCTCTAGCCAAGGTTTCATATAGTCAGGCAGCGGATGTATCCCACCAGTACATTTCCAAACCTATTGTGGCTGCCTATCCGGCAGCTGCTCCCGCAGTGGCCACATACTCTTCCGCTCCTGCCATCACCAAGCTCTCCACAAGCTATGGATCGTCAGGATCGGGAGCCGTCTCCCACCAATATGTGTCCAAGCCGGCGGTGGCTAAGGTCTCCGCATATGCAGCTCCAGCAATCTCAACATATGCTACTGCTCCCGCCGTATCCACATACTCGGCAGCTCCAGTGGTAGCCAAAGTGGCCACGGGATATGGTGGAGGCGGATCGGGATACAGCTCCGGAGCAGTTTCACATCAATATATCTCGAAGCCAGCGGTTGCCATTGCATCAGCTCCAGCGATTGCCAAGGTAGCAACATATGCCGCTCCCGCTATCTCCACCTATTCCTCGGCTCCCAGTCTCACCAAGATATCCACGGGCTATGGAGGATCGGTCCATGGAGGAGCACTCTCCCATCAGTACATCTCTAAGCCGGCGATCGCAGTGGCTCCAGTGGCTCCTGTGCTCTCCAAAACTTACTTGCCTGCTGCTCCAGCCGTCGCTAAAGTAGCCACAGGATACGGAATCAGTGGCTCGGGAGCCGTGTCCCATCAGTACGTATCCAAGCCAGCAGTGACACTAGCTGCGCCAGCGGTTGCCAAGTTGGCCACCTATGCTGCTCCGGCAATATCCAGCTACTCTACTGGAGCTGGCATATCGAAAGGATTGTCCTATGCAGCTCCTGTGGTTTCGACGGGCCACGGGTACGGAGGAAGTGCCTCCGGATATAGTTCTGGAGCAGTCTCTCATCAGTATGTGTCCAAGCCAGCGGTTGCCATTTCAGCTGCTCCTGCAATTGCCAAAGTAGCCACATATGTAGCTCCAGCTGTGGGCCACATTTCCGGTGGGCACGCAGTCGGCTCGGTTTTATCCACTAAGCTGGCTACTGGCTACGGAGGCAGTGGATCGGGCTACAGCTCGGGAGCTGTTTCCCATCAATATGTCTCCAAGCCAGCTGTGGCCATTTCAGCTGCTCCTGCTATCGCCAAGGTGGCCGTTCCAACCGTCAGCCACATTTCCACAGGTCCATCCATCCCGCTGGGAGTGGGAGTTGGGTACGGGTCTAGTGGACATGGGGGAGTTTTGCTCGGTGCCCCGCTGACCAAGTTGACATCGGCTCCAGCTTATTCCCTGGGAGGAAAGCTTGCCAGCAGCACGGCCTACGGAATCCACGCGG GGCAAGGATCTGGTCCTAGCGGTGGCTACTATGGTGCCATCTCCCTGGGTCATGCTAAGGTATCTCCGGCCCTTAGCTACCACGGTCTACTCTCACATGGATCGGGTCTGGCACCAGGCGCATCCTCTCTGGCCCATCTGGACTCCTCCCTGAGTGGATACTCACACGGAGTGGGCGGAATCGGACCGCTGGGAGCTGGATTCTATCGCTATGCTCCAAGTGTGCCAGCGCTGAGCAGCCACGCCCC